A single window of Oceanococcus atlanticus DNA harbors:
- a CDS encoding cysteine desulfurase, which produces MTNMIDALRARFPALQQQVNGQPLAYLDNAATTQKPDTVIQALLDYYRQDNANVHRAVHTLAGRATRDYEGARDRIAQFINAASRENVIFTRGTTEAINLVAYSWARHQLGEGDEILITELEHHSNIVPWQLICKETGAVLKAAPVKDSGELDMAALQGLLSSRTKLVAIGDASNAIGTINPVAEIITLAHKVGARVLVDAAQAMAHHSLDVQALDADFVAFSAHKMYGPTGFGVLYGKTEVLEQAQPWQGGGDMIETVTLEESTWNALPYRFEAGTPNIADAIATGAAVDFMQSLDLNAVAEHEQRLLQQATEGLNAVDGLRIIGTAPKKAAIVSFVMDTAHPQDIGTLLDENGIAVRTGHHCAMPLMARFDVPGTVRASFAAYNTAEEVERLIDSVHRIARLFA; this is translated from the coding sequence ATGACAAACATGATTGATGCGCTGCGTGCGCGCTTTCCAGCCCTGCAGCAGCAGGTCAATGGCCAGCCGCTGGCCTATCTGGACAACGCCGCAACCACGCAAAAGCCCGATACGGTTATCCAGGCGCTGCTCGATTACTACCGTCAGGACAACGCCAACGTACACCGCGCGGTTCATACCCTGGCGGGGCGTGCCACGCGTGATTACGAGGGCGCGCGCGACCGCATCGCGCAATTCATCAATGCCGCCTCGCGCGAGAACGTCATCTTCACGCGCGGCACCACTGAAGCGATCAATCTGGTGGCCTACAGCTGGGCCCGTCATCAGCTCGGTGAAGGCGATGAAATTCTCATCACCGAGTTGGAGCACCACTCCAACATCGTGCCGTGGCAGCTGATCTGCAAAGAAACCGGCGCTGTGCTCAAAGCCGCCCCGGTGAAAGACTCCGGTGAACTCGACATGGCGGCCCTGCAAGGCCTGCTCAGCTCGCGCACCAAGCTGGTCGCCATCGGCGATGCCTCCAATGCCATCGGCACCATCAATCCGGTGGCCGAGATCATCACCCTGGCCCACAAGGTCGGCGCCCGCGTGCTGGTCGATGCGGCACAGGCCATGGCCCACCACAGCTTGGACGTGCAGGCGCTGGACGCCGATTTCGTGGCCTTCTCCGCGCACAAGATGTACGGCCCCACCGGTTTCGGCGTGCTCTACGGCAAAACCGAAGTGCTCGAACAGGCGCAGCCCTGGCAGGGTGGCGGCGACATGATCGAAACGGTGACGCTAGAAGAAAGCACCTGGAACGCGCTGCCCTATCGCTTTGAAGCCGGCACACCGAATATTGCTGACGCGATTGCCACTGGTGCTGCGGTTGATTTCATGCAGTCGCTGGATCTGAACGCCGTTGCCGAACACGAGCAACGTCTGCTGCAGCAAGCCACCGAAGGTCTGAACGCTGTGGATGGCCTGCGCATTATTGGCACAGCGCCGAAAAAGGCTGCCATTGTGTCCTTCGTCATGGACACCGCACACCCGCAAGATATCGGCACCCTGCTAGATGAAAACGGTATCGCGGTGCGCACCGGCCACCATTGCGCCATGCCGCTGATGGCCCGGTTCGACGTTCCCGGCACTGTGCGCGCCTCATTTGCCGCGTACAACACCGCCGAAGAGGTTGAACGCCTGATCGACAGCGTACACAGGATTGCACGCTTGTTCGCCTGA
- the guaB gene encoding IMP dehydrogenase: MRLQQEALTFDDVLLVPAYSEVLPRQVDLSTQLTRDLRLNIPLLSAAMDTVTEGRLAIALAQEGGIGIIHKNMSIERHAAEVRMVKKFEAGVISDPITVAPDATIADVLKLTRANHISGVPVVDGDELVGIVTSRDLRFETGYDKPVSEAMTPKSRLVTVKEGASKEEVQELLHQHRIEKVLVVNDDFQLRGMITVKDIQKSTDFPNASKDSRERLLVGAAVGTGAGTEERVEALVAAGVDVIVVDTAHGHSKGVIDRVAWVKKTYPDLQVIGGNIATGDAAIALAEAGADAVKVGIGPGSICTTRIVAGVGVPQISAISNVAQALEGRGIPLIADGGVRYSGDVAKAVAAGAYSVMIGSLLAGTREAPGEVELYQGRSYKSYRGMGSMGAMSQSEGSKDRYFQDTTAEVEKLVPEGIEGRVPYKGGLSAIIHQLVGGLRASMGYTGCASINDMRTRAEFVRITSAGVRESHVHDVSITKEAPNYRTES; the protein is encoded by the coding sequence ATGCGTTTACAACAGGAAGCCTTGACCTTTGATGATGTCCTGTTGGTGCCTGCGTACTCTGAGGTTCTGCCCCGTCAGGTTGATCTGAGCACACAGCTGACGCGCGACTTGCGCCTGAACATTCCGCTGCTGTCTGCCGCCATGGACACGGTCACGGAAGGGCGCTTGGCGATCGCTCTGGCGCAGGAAGGCGGTATTGGCATCATTCACAAGAATATGTCGATTGAGCGCCATGCGGCGGAAGTGCGCATGGTCAAGAAATTCGAAGCGGGGGTGATCAGCGACCCGATTACGGTGGCGCCGGACGCCACCATTGCCGACGTCTTGAAGCTGACCCGTGCCAATCATATTTCCGGCGTGCCCGTGGTTGATGGCGACGAGCTGGTTGGCATCGTGACCAGCCGCGACCTGCGTTTTGAAACGGGATACGACAAACCCGTGAGCGAGGCCATGACGCCGAAATCGCGCCTGGTCACGGTCAAGGAAGGGGCGAGCAAGGAAGAGGTGCAGGAGCTGCTGCACCAGCATCGTATTGAGAAAGTGCTGGTCGTTAATGACGATTTCCAGTTGCGCGGCATGATCACGGTCAAAGACATACAGAAGTCGACCGACTTTCCCAACGCGAGCAAGGATTCACGCGAGCGCTTGCTGGTCGGGGCGGCTGTTGGCACCGGTGCCGGCACCGAAGAGCGTGTGGAAGCGCTGGTTGCGGCCGGGGTCGATGTGATCGTGGTGGATACGGCGCACGGGCATTCAAAGGGTGTGATCGACCGTGTGGCCTGGGTCAAGAAGACCTACCCGGATCTGCAGGTTATTGGCGGCAATATCGCCACCGGCGATGCCGCCATCGCGTTGGCCGAAGCTGGCGCGGACGCAGTCAAGGTTGGCATCGGGCCGGGTTCGATCTGTACCACCCGGATTGTTGCCGGGGTAGGGGTGCCGCAGATTTCGGCCATCAGCAATGTCGCGCAGGCTCTTGAAGGGCGCGGTATTCCGCTGATTGCTGATGGTGGGGTGCGTTACTCGGGTGATGTGGCCAAAGCGGTTGCTGCTGGTGCTTATAGCGTGATGATTGGCAGCCTGCTGGCGGGTACGCGTGAAGCGCCGGGTGAGGTCGAGCTGTATCAGGGGCGCTCCTACAAGTCCTATCGCGGCATGGGGTCCATGGGCGCCATGTCTCAGTCTGAAGGTTCCAAAGATCGCTATTTCCAGGACACCACCGCGGAAGTAGAAAAACTGGTTCCGGAAGGTATTGAAGGCCGCGTGCCTTACAAGGGCGGCTTGTCGGCCATCATTCATCAGCTGGTTGGTGGCCTGCGCGCATCGATGGGCTACACCGGCTGCGCCAGCATCAATGACATGCGCACGCGTGCGGAGTTTGTTCGCATCACCAGCGCCGGGGTCCGTGAAAGTCACGTTCATGACGTGTCGATCACCAAAGAAGCTCCGAACTACCGCACCGAATCCTAA
- the sufB gene encoding Fe-S cluster assembly protein SufB: protein MSTETTELEQLIRRREYREGFVTDLESETVPPGLNEDVVRAISARKNEPEWMLEWRLEAYRGWLQMREPEWANVDYGPIDYQAISYYSAPKSMKDGPKSLDEVDPKLLETYEKLGIPVHERAALAGVAVDMVFDSVSVATTFQEKLADAGVLFCPISEAIQKHPELIKKYLGSVVPRKDNYFAALNSAVFTDGSFVYIPKGVRCPMELSTYFRINERNTGQFERTLIIAEDDSHVSYLEGCTAPMRDENQLHAAVVELVALDRAEIKYSTVQNWYPGDEDGKGGIYNFVTKRGDCRGESSKISWTQVETGSSVTWKYPGCVLRGDNSVGEFYSVALSHHKQQADTGTKMVHLGRNTRSHIISKGISAGRGNQTYRGLVKVSPRAEGARNYTQCDSLLIGDQCGAHTVPYLETRHSTAQCEHEATTSKIGDDQLFYLRARGIGEEEAVSMIVNGFCKDVFRELPMEFAVEAQRLLSVSLEGAVG, encoded by the coding sequence ATGTCGACCGAGACCACAGAACTTGAACAGCTAATCCGCCGCCGCGAGTACCGCGAGGGCTTCGTGACCGATCTGGAATCGGAAACGGTGCCGCCCGGACTCAACGAGGATGTGGTGCGGGCCATCTCCGCACGCAAAAACGAACCGGAATGGATGCTGGAATGGCGCCTCGAGGCTTATCGCGGCTGGCTGCAGATGCGCGAGCCGGAATGGGCCAACGTGGACTACGGGCCGATCGACTACCAGGCGATTTCCTACTATTCCGCACCCAAGAGCATGAAGGACGGCCCCAAAAGCCTGGATGAAGTCGACCCCAAGCTGCTCGAAACGTACGAAAAGCTGGGCATTCCGGTCCACGAGCGCGCCGCACTGGCCGGCGTGGCGGTCGACATGGTGTTTGACAGTGTCTCTGTTGCCACCACCTTTCAGGAAAAGCTGGCCGACGCCGGCGTGTTGTTCTGCCCGATTTCAGAGGCTATTCAAAAGCACCCCGAGCTGATCAAGAAGTATCTCGGCTCGGTGGTACCGCGCAAAGACAATTACTTTGCCGCACTCAACTCCGCCGTGTTCACCGACGGTTCGTTTGTCTACATCCCCAAGGGCGTGCGCTGCCCGATGGAGCTTTCGACCTACTTCCGCATCAATGAGCGCAACACCGGCCAGTTCGAGCGCACCCTGATCATTGCTGAAGACGACAGCCACGTGAGCTATCTCGAAGGCTGCACCGCACCGATGCGCGATGAAAATCAGCTGCATGCGGCGGTGGTCGAACTGGTGGCGCTGGATCGTGCCGAGATCAAATATTCCACGGTGCAGAACTGGTACCCGGGTGACGAGGACGGCAAAGGCGGGATCTACAACTTCGTGACCAAACGTGGCGACTGCCGCGGTGAAAGTTCCAAGATCTCCTGGACCCAGGTCGAAACCGGGTCCTCGGTGACCTGGAAATACCCCGGCTGCGTGCTGCGTGGCGACAACTCGGTGGGCGAGTTCTACTCGGTGGCGCTGTCGCATCACAAACAGCAGGCCGACACCGGCACCAAAATGGTTCACCTGGGCCGCAACACCCGCTCGCACATCATTTCCAAAGGCATTTCGGCCGGTCGTGGCAACCAGACCTACCGCGGTCTGGTCAAGGTTTCGCCGCGGGCCGAAGGCGCACGCAACTACACCCAGTGCGACAGCCTGCTGATCGGCGATCAGTGCGGCGCACACACCGTGCCGTACCTTGAAACCCGCCATTCCACGGCGCAATGTGAGCACGAAGCGACCACCTCGAAGATCGGCGACGATCAGTTGTTCTACCTGCGCGCCCGAGGCATTGGCGAGGAAGAAGCGGTGTCCATGATCGTCAATGGATTCTGCAAAGACGTGTTCCGCGAACTCCCCATGGAGTTTGCGGTGGAAGCCCAGCGTCTGCTGAGCGTGTCACTGGAGGGCGCGGTGGGCTGA
- a CDS encoding SUF system Fe-S cluster assembly regulator gives MLRLSKQTDYATVLLSHMASAPQRVCNVSELAQATHVSAPMASKTLKVLAREGLIESERGASGGYRLSRDPSQISIADIVRAIEGPIALTQCSSHEGCSLQSHCQIRPHWQVINSTIINSLKQLSLAELQGPASHLGL, from the coding sequence ATGCTCAGACTCAGCAAACAGACGGATTACGCCACGGTGCTGCTCTCGCATATGGCGAGCGCGCCGCAGCGCGTCTGTAACGTGAGCGAGCTGGCCCAGGCCACCCATGTCAGCGCACCGATGGCGAGCAAAACCCTCAAAGTGCTGGCGCGCGAAGGCCTGATCGAATCCGAGCGCGGCGCCAGCGGTGGCTACCGCCTGAGCCGCGACCCGTCGCAAATTTCAATTGCTGACATTGTGCGTGCCATCGAAGGGCCGATCGCGCTGACCCAATGCAGCAGTCACGAAGGCTGTTCGCTGCAATCTCACTGCCAGATTCGCCCACACTGGCAGGTGATCAACAGCACCATCATCAACAGCCTGAAACAATTGAGCCTGGCCGAACTGCAAGGACCGGCCAGCCACCTGGGGCTCTGA
- a CDS encoding OmpA family protein yields the protein MRILLSVALFGGVVGQAVAGNYDDRLYISPSASYVITDAGRGEDEDVGYSLTLGMPVSESRNYELDLGYAGLGDTDLYNLNVNMLTFFDPNTPGLFTLLSGGVLHADGGPGDDYFSANLAGGIGAMIPAFYGSVRLEALLRADLHFNEDAGLGGKKAFAEPVFRLGYSIPLGAKPQAAAPQGDNVAVVDPMGADSDSDGVNDDADLCPGTPLGTVVDATGCAVGNNAGSVTPGDCRQPRLDEAVDEYGCAVDRSVILNDVNFEFDSDVLTGQAESVLDDVAQVISTMPDATIEIAGHTSDEGDEYYNIDLSQRRAQAVREYLINAGVSAAQLAAKGYGDNAPLKPNTTIGGRRENRRVEVRVVQ from the coding sequence ATGCGCATTCTGCTTTCCGTCGCACTCTTTGGGGGGGTCGTCGGCCAAGCTGTAGCAGGCAATTACGACGATCGACTGTACATCTCGCCGAGCGCGTCTTACGTCATCACTGACGCTGGCCGCGGTGAAGACGAAGATGTCGGCTACTCACTGACCCTGGGTATGCCGGTTTCCGAAAGCCGCAACTACGAACTCGATCTGGGTTACGCGGGCCTCGGCGATACCGACCTCTACAACCTCAACGTCAACATGCTGACGTTTTTCGATCCCAACACGCCGGGACTGTTCACCCTGCTGAGCGGCGGTGTGCTGCACGCCGACGGCGGCCCGGGTGATGACTACTTCAGCGCCAATCTGGCCGGCGGTATCGGCGCCATGATTCCTGCCTTTTATGGCAGCGTGCGCCTGGAAGCCTTGCTGCGCGCAGACCTGCACTTCAATGAAGATGCTGGTCTGGGTGGCAAGAAAGCCTTCGCCGAGCCGGTCTTCCGCCTGGGTTACAGCATTCCGCTCGGCGCCAAGCCGCAGGCTGCTGCACCGCAAGGCGACAATGTTGCCGTGGTCGACCCGATGGGCGCCGACAGCGACAGCGATGGCGTCAATGACGATGCCGACCTGTGCCCCGGCACGCCGCTGGGCACCGTGGTTGACGCCACTGGTTGCGCCGTTGGCAACAACGCCGGCAGCGTGACACCGGGCGATTGCCGCCAGCCGCGCCTGGATGAAGCCGTCGACGAATACGGCTGCGCCGTGGACCGCTCGGTCATCCTCAACGACGTCAACTTCGAGTTCGACAGCGACGTGCTGACCGGCCAGGCCGAATCCGTGCTGGATGACGTAGCCCAGGTGATCTCGACCATGCCCGACGCCACCATCGAAATCGCTGGTCACACCAGCGACGAAGGCGACGAGTACTACAACATTGATCTGTCCCAGCGCCGTGCCCAGGCCGTGCGCGAGTACTTGATCAATGCCGGTGTCAGCGCTGCGCAGCTGGCGGCCAAGGGTTATGGCGACAACGCGCCCTTGAAGCCGAACACGACCATCGGCGGTCGGCGGGAAAACCGCCGCGTCGAAGTGCGCGTGGTGCAGTAA
- the sufD gene encoding Fe-S cluster assembly protein SufD, which translates to MSEQIAPSAIRWPTRKQEAWKYTDLAAWSKLMPEAFSLAPAQADQAPRTLWQGDCARRLVWLDGTFQAAWSHGEAPQASDKADQRTCSALKDLITHSRSESHSLELSSADKFIHLVFAHASGQDALSHLSLDIEVPDNSEVTIIEEHVGGRAGLASQQLNLNLGANARVQHVRLQHCAATQMLIAGQHARLANHARLFQTHIEWGGRLSRLHSTLGLEGQGAECHYYALSGLGDRQHVDHQVEVRHEAAHAISRLRARGIVGDSARQVFNGKVYVARGAQKTDSDQLLRNLLLSDKAEVDAKPELEIYADDVRCAHGSTVGRLDDAALFYLRSRGLNRAEARRLLMLSFAERVLREIPDEALRHQTRDAFADHLSLQTPA; encoded by the coding sequence ATGAGCGAGCAGATCGCACCCAGCGCGATCCGCTGGCCCACACGCAAACAGGAAGCCTGGAAGTACACCGACCTGGCGGCCTGGAGCAAGCTGATGCCCGAAGCATTCAGCCTTGCGCCTGCGCAGGCCGATCAGGCCCCGCGCACCCTGTGGCAAGGCGACTGCGCGCGTCGCCTGGTGTGGCTGGATGGCACGTTTCAGGCGGCCTGGTCGCACGGCGAAGCCCCGCAAGCGAGCGACAAGGCCGATCAGCGCACCTGCAGCGCGCTCAAGGACCTGATCACGCACAGCCGCAGCGAAAGCCACAGCCTTGAACTGAGCAGCGCCGACAAGTTCATCCATCTGGTCTTCGCACACGCCAGCGGTCAGGACGCGCTGTCGCACTTGAGCCTGGACATTGAGGTGCCCGACAACAGCGAAGTCACCATCATTGAGGAACATGTTGGTGGACGCGCCGGGCTGGCCAGCCAGCAACTCAATCTGAACCTGGGTGCCAACGCCCGGGTCCAGCACGTGCGCCTGCAGCACTGCGCCGCAACACAGATGCTGATCGCCGGCCAGCACGCCAGACTGGCCAACCATGCCCGTCTGTTTCAAACCCACATTGAATGGGGCGGCCGCCTGAGCCGCCTGCACAGCACGCTCGGCCTTGAGGGCCAGGGCGCGGAATGCCATTACTACGCCCTGTCCGGCCTGGGCGATCGCCAGCATGTGGATCATCAGGTCGAGGTGCGTCACGAGGCGGCCCATGCGATCAGCCGCCTGCGCGCGCGCGGCATCGTTGGCGACAGCGCCCGGCAGGTCTTCAACGGCAAGGTCTACGTAGCACGCGGCGCTCAGAAGACCGATTCCGATCAGCTGCTGCGCAATCTGCTGCTCAGTGACAAAGCCGAAGTCGACGCCAAGCCGGAACTGGAAATCTATGCCGATGACGTGCGCTGCGCGCATGGCTCTACGGTGGGACGGCTAGACGACGCGGCACTGTTCTACCTGCGCAGCCGCGGCCTGAACCGGGCCGAAGCTCGCCGCCTGCTGATGCTCAGCTTTGCCGAGCGCGTATTGCGTGAAATCCCCGACGAAGCGCTGCGTCATCAAACCCGCGATGCCTTCGCCGACCATCTCAGCCTGCAAACTCCGGCATGA
- the guaA gene encoding glutamine-hydrolyzing GMP synthase, producing the protein MLDIHADRILILDYGSQYTQLIARRVREAGVYCEILPWDVDPAMISNFNARGVILSGGPESVTASNAPTLPQAVLAADVPVLGICYGMQLLAQSLGGTVEGGHTQEFGYAEIRARGHTALLRDIEDRVNDEGHGLLDVWMSHGDRVTALPDGFKLMASTADVPIAGMADAERNIYGVQFHPEVTHTAQGQRILGRFLHDICGCGSAWTPGNIIHDATARVREQVGQDKVLLALSGGVDSSVVAALLHKAIGDQLVCVFVDNGLLRLNEGDQVMKTFADHLGVNVIRVNAQERFMAALAGESDPEAKRKIIGRLFIEVFDEEAAKLSDVKWLAQGTIYPDVIESAGASTGKAHVIKSHHNVGGLPEQMKLKLVEPLRELFKDEVRRLGLELGLPRESVFRHPFPGPGLAVRMLGEVDPQAADTLRVADDIFISELRAAGLYDQVSQAFAVWLPVKSVGVTGDGRRYAPVIALRAVETIDFMTARWAHLPYEFLDKVSRRIVNEIEGVSRVVYDVSGKPPATIEWE; encoded by the coding sequence ATGCTGGATATTCATGCCGACCGAATCCTGATTCTGGATTACGGTTCTCAGTACACCCAGTTGATCGCGCGCCGCGTGCGCGAGGCCGGCGTGTACTGCGAAATTCTTCCGTGGGATGTGGATCCTGCGATGATCAGCAACTTCAACGCCCGTGGTGTGATCCTTTCTGGTGGCCCGGAGTCGGTCACCGCCAGCAATGCACCGACGCTGCCGCAGGCTGTTTTGGCGGCTGATGTGCCGGTGTTGGGTATTTGCTACGGCATGCAGCTGCTGGCCCAGTCGCTGGGTGGTACGGTCGAGGGCGGGCACACCCAGGAGTTTGGCTACGCCGAAATTCGTGCTCGCGGACACACCGCGTTGCTGAGGGATATCGAGGACCGCGTCAACGACGAAGGGCACGGTCTGCTGGATGTGTGGATGAGCCATGGCGATCGCGTGACCGCATTGCCGGATGGCTTCAAGTTGATGGCCAGCACCGCCGACGTGCCGATTGCCGGCATGGCTGATGCCGAGCGCAATATCTACGGTGTGCAGTTCCACCCGGAAGTCACCCACACGGCGCAGGGCCAGCGCATTCTGGGCCGCTTCCTGCACGACATCTGTGGCTGCGGCAGCGCCTGGACCCCGGGCAACATCATTCACGATGCGACCGCCCGCGTGCGCGAGCAGGTCGGCCAGGACAAGGTCCTGCTGGCGCTGTCCGGCGGGGTCGATTCTTCGGTGGTGGCGGCCTTGTTGCACAAGGCGATCGGCGATCAGCTGGTCTGCGTGTTTGTCGACAACGGTCTGCTGCGCCTGAACGAAGGCGATCAGGTCATGAAGACCTTCGCCGATCATCTCGGGGTCAATGTCATCCGGGTCAACGCCCAGGAGCGGTTCATGGCCGCCCTGGCGGGCGAGAGTGACCCGGAAGCCAAGCGCAAGATCATCGGTCGGCTGTTTATTGAGGTGTTCGATGAGGAAGCGGCCAAGCTCAGTGATGTGAAGTGGCTGGCGCAGGGCACGATCTATCCCGACGTGATCGAATCGGCCGGCGCCAGCACTGGCAAAGCCCATGTGATCAAGTCGCATCACAATGTTGGCGGATTGCCCGAACAGATGAAGCTCAAGCTGGTTGAGCCACTGCGTGAGCTGTTCAAGGATGAAGTGCGTCGTCTCGGTCTGGAGTTGGGGCTGCCGCGCGAATCAGTGTTCCGCCATCCGTTCCCCGGTCCGGGGTTGGCCGTGCGCATGCTCGGCGAGGTCGACCCGCAAGCTGCTGACACCCTGCGTGTGGCGGATGACATTTTCATCAGCGAGCTGCGTGCCGCAGGTCTGTATGACCAGGTCAGCCAAGCCTTTGCCGTGTGGCTGCCGGTCAAATCAGTCGGCGTGACCGGCGATGGTCGGCGTTACGCCCCGGTGATTGCGCTGCGCGCCGTCGAAACCATCGACTTCATGACCGCGCGCTGGGCGCATCTGCCGTACGAGTTTCTCGACAAGGTGTCGCGCCGCATCGTCAATGAAATCGAAGGTGTGAGCCGTGTGGTCTACGACGTGTCTGGCAAGCCGCCG
- the xseA gene encoding exodeoxyribonuclease VII large subunit — MSRFTPPATDNSPPNARSIFQVNELLDTLKHGLEMNFPPLWVEGEISNFVAARSGHWYFTLKDARAQIRCACFRNRNMGKTLPTEGQRVLVRGQPTVYTQRGDLQLIVEDVQDAGAGALHAAFEKLKRKLQDEGLFDSARKQSLPENPRCIGVVTSPAGAALHDVLSTLRRRNPLLRVILYPSLVQGAEAPAALDQALDTALRRRECDVILLTRGGGSLEDLQAFNDEALARRIAEADLPIVSAVGHEVDFSISDFVADARAATPTAAAELLSRDQAEWIRSLSRARHTLTRALQERLRMASRELGHQQARLRALSPQRRMQDRGQWLDDLSQRLQRAIDLQLRQSQRQLTTEQRALRDHSPARRIAQRHDQLSMLQSRLSRGTRQTLDQAHNRLSHTQARLGDLSPHNVLARGYSITRHNGAIVRDATLPEGSPLTIQLATGSLKATVGEKD; from the coding sequence ATGAGCCGATTTACGCCCCCCGCAACTGACAATTCGCCACCAAACGCGCGCAGCATTTTTCAGGTCAACGAGCTGCTCGACACCCTCAAACACGGCCTGGAAATGAACTTTCCCCCGCTGTGGGTTGAGGGTGAGATCTCCAACTTCGTGGCAGCCCGTTCAGGGCATTGGTACTTCACGCTCAAGGATGCGCGCGCCCAGATCCGTTGCGCCTGCTTCCGTAACCGCAACATGGGCAAAACCCTGCCGACCGAAGGCCAACGCGTACTGGTGCGCGGACAACCAACTGTTTACACCCAACGCGGCGACCTTCAACTGATTGTTGAAGATGTCCAGGACGCTGGTGCTGGCGCCCTGCATGCGGCGTTCGAGAAACTCAAGCGCAAGCTACAGGATGAGGGCCTGTTTGATTCGGCGCGCAAGCAAAGCCTGCCCGAAAATCCGCGCTGCATCGGTGTGGTCACCTCACCTGCCGGCGCGGCTCTGCACGATGTACTCAGCACCCTGCGACGGCGCAATCCTCTGCTGCGTGTAATTCTCTACCCGAGCCTGGTTCAGGGCGCCGAAGCACCCGCAGCGCTCGACCAGGCGCTGGATACAGCGCTGCGCCGGCGCGAATGTGACGTCATCCTGCTAACCCGCGGCGGCGGCTCCCTGGAAGATTTGCAGGCTTTCAACGATGAAGCTTTGGCGCGCCGTATCGCCGAGGCTGATTTACCGATCGTGAGCGCGGTGGGCCACGAGGTGGATTTCAGTATCAGCGATTTTGTCGCTGACGCACGCGCAGCCACCCCGACGGCCGCCGCCGAGCTACTCAGCCGCGACCAAGCCGAGTGGATCCGCTCGCTCAGCCGCGCACGTCACACCTTGACGCGCGCACTGCAGGAGCGTTTGCGCATGGCCAGCCGCGAACTGGGCCACCAGCAAGCACGCTTACGAGCCCTGTCGCCGCAACGGCGCATGCAGGATCGTGGTCAGTGGCTGGACGATCTAAGCCAGCGTCTGCAGCGCGCCATAGACCTGCAATTGCGACAGTCACAGCGCCAGCTCACAACCGAGCAACGGGCCCTGCGCGACCATTCGCCGGCGCGTCGCATTGCTCAACGCCACGATCAGCTGAGCATGCTTCAATCACGCCTGTCACGTGGCACACGCCAGACCCTGGATCAGGCTCACAACCGCCTGTCTCATACCCAGGCCCGGCTCGGCGATTTGTCACCGCACAACGTGCTGGCTCGTGGCTACAGCATCACACGTCACAATGGCGCGATCGTGCGTGACGCGACATTGCCTGAAGGAAGCCCGCTGACCATTCAACTCGCCACCGGCAGCCTCAAGGCCACCGTAGGCGAAAAAGACTGA
- the sufC gene encoding Fe-S cluster assembly ATPase SufC yields the protein MLKIENLTANVQDKDILKGINLNIGPGEVHAIMGPNGSGKSTLANILAGRDSYDITGGSVRFEDQDLLELDPEERACAGIFLGFQYPVEIPGVSNMTMLKAAVNARRKAQGQDEATPLELLQKVKKAAETMKVSDAMLQRGVNEGFSGGEKKRNEILQMLVLEPKLAILDETDSGLDIDALKVVSDGVNALRSPERSVVLVTHYQRLLDHIKPDYVHVLAGGRIVESGGPELALTLEEKGYAWVADKQQASA from the coding sequence ATGCTGAAGATCGAAAACCTCACCGCCAACGTTCAGGACAAGGACATCCTCAAAGGTATCAACCTGAACATCGGCCCCGGCGAAGTTCACGCCATCATGGGTCCTAATGGCTCGGGTAAAAGCACCCTGGCCAACATCCTGGCCGGTCGTGACAGCTATGACATCACCGGTGGCAGCGTCCGCTTCGAGGACCAGGATCTGCTTGAGCTGGATCCGGAAGAGCGCGCCTGCGCCGGCATTTTTCTTGGCTTTCAGTACCCGGTGGAAATCCCCGGGGTGAGCAACATGACCATGCTCAAAGCCGCCGTCAACGCACGCCGCAAGGCCCAGGGCCAGGACGAAGCCACCCCGCTGGAATTGTTGCAGAAGGTCAAGAAAGCGGCGGAAACCATGAAAGTCTCTGACGCCATGCTGCAACGCGGCGTCAACGAAGGCTTTTCCGGCGGCGAAAAAAAGCGCAACGAAATCCTGCAGATGCTGGTGCTGGAACCAAAGCTCGCCATCCTTGATGAAACCGATTCCGGGCTCGACATCGATGCCCTCAAGGTCGTCTCGGACGGCGTCAATGCGCTGCGCTCGCCCGAGCGTTCGGTAGTCCTGGTCACCCACTATCAGCGCCTGCTTGACCACATCAAACCGGATTACGTGCACGTTCTGGCTGGTGGCCGCATCGTCGAGTCCGGCGGCCCCGAGCTGGCCCTGACGCTGGAAGAAAAAGGCTACGCCTGGGTCGCCGACAAGCAGCAGGCGTCGGCATGA